In the Osmerus eperlanus chromosome 27, fOsmEpe2.1, whole genome shotgun sequence genome, one interval contains:
- the LOC134013533 gene encoding olfactory receptor 4B13-like, translating into MTEECLKKSVLIMENSSDVTSIVLTAYYGMEKLKHTYFCIFLIIYIIIITENFLLISVIGVGKTLHEPMYFFIGNLAANGVYGSTILLPALLSNLLSTKYEVSLACCQTQIYGLHTYAIIEFTILAVMSYDRYAAICHPLHYHTMMSLSKVYKLIVFTWVYPLIAFLFFFIINLQLRFCQQVIDKLYCTNFSLVKLSCSNTAVINIVGLVFVVPFTFPQLVMVLFSYAKIFRICLSSREMKNKAITTCTPHLFAVSMYSIGCFFEILQSRFDLRHLPYETHVFMSLFFLIFPPILNPLIYGLSIRSIRLSVFKCIKGHRKTVPTQ; encoded by the exons ATGACTGAAGAG tgtttaaaaaaatctgtctTGATTATGGAAAATTCCTCTGATGTTACATCTATCGTGTTGACTGCCTACTATGGAATGGAAAAATTGAAGCATACatacttttgcatttttcttattatctacatcatcatcattacgGAAAACTTTCTTCTAATTTCTGTGATCGGTGTTGGGAAAACGTTACACGAgccaatgtatttttttatcgGTAACTTAGCAGCAAATGGTGTCTATGGAAGTACTATTCTTTTACCAGCCCTTTTGAGTAATTTGTTATCAACCAAATATGAAGTATCACTAGCCTGTTGTCAAACCCAGATATATGGTTTACACACGTATGCTATTATTGAATTTACAATTCTTGCTGTGATGAGCTATGACAGGTATGCTGCCATCTGTCACCCATTGCACTACCACACAATGATGTCACTGAGCAAGGTGTATAAGCTTATTGTGTTCACTTGGGTTTATCCCTTGATtgcatttctgtttttttttatcataaatCTTCAACTACGATTTTGTCAACAGGTCATTGACAAGTTGTACTGCACCAATTTCTCACTAGTGAAGCTATCCTGCTCAAATACAGCTGTTATTAACATTGTGGGTTTAGTATTTGTTGTTCCATTTACTTTTCCACAGTTAGTCATGGTCCTTTTCTCATATGCAAAGATTTTCAGAATATGTTTGTCTTCCAGGGAGATGAAGAACAAAGCCATCACAACTTGCACCCCACACCTGTTTGCTGTCTCGATGTACTCTATAGGGTGTTTTTTTGAAATACTGCAAAGCAGATTTGACCTACGTCATCTGCCTTACGAAACTCATGTGTTCATGTCCCTTTTCTTTCTGATATTTCCCCCTATTCTCAATCCACTCATTTATGGTTTGAGTATTCGATCCATACGCCTGTCAGTGTTCAAATGTATTAAAGGTCATAGAAAAACTGTGCCAACACAGTAG
- the LOC134013758 gene encoding LOW QUALITY PROTEIN: olfactory receptor 52D1-like (The sequence of the model RefSeq protein was modified relative to this genomic sequence to represent the inferred CDS: inserted 1 base in 1 codon), with protein sequence MDNTTVKYFIMKAYDELGPTKYMLFIVFSFLYIVTMSCSLLLIAVIYKYKDLHQPMYIFVCNLAFNGIYGSTSLMPATLTLLASKTHEIAIPWCMTQIFFIHYYAAIEFSILSVMAYDRYVAICYPLLYHNIMTFSRTWKLLALVWLFPLVCLLGYLSFTVPLNFCEPKIQKLYCVNMEVARNSCSSTAHISVLGIVTILVMPQLIMIVFSYIKILRVCWELSRDTQKKALKTCGPHILSVLNYAVGCLFEIAQSRFDMTFMPISTQICVXLYFVVIPPILNPAMYGMGTQVIRVYVWKCLGKITK encoded by the exons ATGGACAACACAACAGTCAAATATTTCATAATGAAAGCCTATGATGAATTGGGCCCAACCAAATACATGCTATTCATAGTATTTAGTTTTTTGTATATTGTCACTATGTCTTGCAGTTTACTGTTAATTGCCGTGATTTACAAATACAAAGACCTGCATCAACCTATGTATATTTTTGTATGTAATTTAGCTTTTAATGGAATATATGGCAGCACAAGCTTGATGCCTGCCACTTTAACTTTGCTTGCGTCGAAGACACATGAAATAGCAATACCCTGGTGTATGACACAGATATTTTTCATACATTATTATGCAGCTATAGAATTTTCAATTTTGTCAGTCATGGCTTATGATAGGTATGTTGCTATCTGTTATCCACTGCTGTACCACAAcatcatgactttttcaagaaCATGGAAACTCCTTGCACTGGTGTGGCTATTTCCTCTGGTTTGTTTATTGGGTTACTTATCTTTTACTGTGCCGTTGAATTTTTGTGAACCAAAAATTCAAAAACTGTATTGTGTCAATATGGAAGTGGCTAGAAATTCCTGCTCAAGTACAGCTCATATCAGTGTTTTGGGCATTGTAACAATATTAGTCATGCCACAGTTGATTATGATTGTGTTCTCATATATCAAAATCCTCAGAGTTTGTTGGGAATTATCAAGAGACACCCAGAAGAAAGCTTTGAAAACATGCGGTCCTCATATCTTGTCCGTTTTGAACTACGCTGTTGGATGTCTTTTTGAGATTGCTCAAAGTAGATTTGACATGACGTTCATGCCAATCagcacacaaatctgtg tccTATACTTTGTAGTGATCCCACCCATTTTAAATCCTGCAATGTATGGAATGGGAACTCAGGTTATTAGGGTGTATGTTTGGAAATGTTTAggaaaaataacaaaataa
- the LOC134013536 gene encoding olfactory receptor 4B13-like, with translation MENSSDVTSIVLTAYYGMEKLKHEYFSIFLIIYIIIITENIILISVIGVEKTLHEPMYFFIGNLAANGVYGSTILLPALLSNLLSTKYEVSLACCQTQTYGLHTYATIEFTILAVMSYDRYAAICHPLHYHTMMSLSKVYKLIVFTWVYPLIAFLFFFIINLQLRFCQQVIDKLYCTNFSLVKLSCSNTAVINIVGLASVVLYSFPQLVMVLFSYAKIFRICLSSRKMKNKAITTCTPHLFAVLMYSIGCFFEILQSRFDLRHLPYETHVFMSIFFLIFPPFLNPLIYGLSIRSIRLSMFKCIKGQRKTLPTQ, from the coding sequence ATGGAAAATTCCTCTGATGTTACATCCATCGTGTTGACTGCCTACTATGGAATGGAAAAGTTGAAGCATGAATACTTTAGCATTTTTCTTATTAtctacatcatcatcattacgGAAAACATAATTCTAATTTCTGTGATCGGTGTTGAGAAAACGTTACACGAgccaatgtatttttttatcgGTAACTTAGCAGCAAATGGTGTCTATGGAAGTACTATTCTTTTACCAGCCCTTTTGAGTAATTTGTTATCAACCAAATATGAAGTATCACTAGCCTGTTGTCAAACCCAGACATATGGTTTACACACGTATGCTACTATTGAATTTACAATTCTTGCTGTGATGAGCTATGACAGGTATGCTGCCATCTGTCACCCATTGCACTACCACACAATGATGTCACTGAGCAAGGTGTATAAGCTTATTGTGTTCACTTGGGTTTATCCCTTGATtgcatttctgtttttttttatcataaatCTTCAACTACGATTTTGTCAACAGGTCATTGACAAGTTGTACTGCACCAATTTCTCACTAGTGAAGCTATCCTGCTCAAATACAGCTGTTATTAACATTGTGGGTTTAGCATCTGTAGTTCTATATTCTTTTCCACAGTTAGTCATGGTCCTTTTCTCATATGCAAAGATTTTCAGAATATGTTTGTCTTCCAGGAAGATGAAGAACAAAGCCATCACAACTTGCACCCCACACCTGTTTGCTGTCTTGATGTACTCTATAGGATGCTTTTTTGAAATACTGCAAAGCAGATTTGACCTACGCCATCTGCCTTACGAAACTCATGTGTTCATGTCCATTTTCTTTCTGATATTTCCCCCTTTTCTCAATCCACTCATTTATGGTTTGA
- the LOC134013534 gene encoding olfactory receptor 6S1-like, translated as MENSSDVTSIVLTAYYGMEKLKHEYFSIFLIIYIIIITENIILISVIGVEKTLHEPMYFFIGNLAANGVYGSTILLPALLSNLLSTKYEVSLACCQTQTYGLHTYATIEFTILAVMSYDRYAAICHPLHYHTMMSLSKVYKLIVFTWVYPLIAFLFFFIINLQLRFCQQVIDKLYCTNFSLVKLSCSNTAVINIVGLVFVVPFTFPQLVMVLFSYAKIFRICLSSREMKNKAITTCTPHLFAVSMYSIGCFFEILQSRFDLRHLPYETHVFMSLFFLIFPPILNPLIYGLSIRSIRLSVFKCIKGHRKTVPTQ; from the coding sequence ATGGAAAATTCCTCTGATGTTACATCCATCGTGTTGACTGCCTACTATGGAATGGAAAAGTTGAAGCATGAATACTTTAGCATTTTTCTTATTAtctacatcatcatcattacgGAAAACATAATTCTAATTTCTGTGATCGGTGTTGAGAAAACGTTACACGAgccaatgtatttttttatcgGTAACTTAGCAGCAAATGGTGTCTATGGAAGTACTATTCTTTTACCAGCCCTTTTGAGTAATTTGTTATCAACCAAATATGAAGTATCACTAGCCTGTTGTCAAACCCAGACATATGGTTTACACACGTATGCTACTATTGAATTTACAATTCTTGCTGTGATGAGCTATGACAGGTATGCTGCCATCTGTCACCCATTGCACTACCACACAATGATGTCACTGAGCAAGGTGTATAAGCTTATTGTGTTCACTTGGGTTTATCCCTTGATtgcatttctgtttttttttatcataaatCTTCAACTACGATTTTGTCAACAGGTCATTGACAAGTTGTACTGCACCAATTTCTCACTAGTGAAGCTATCCTGCTCAAATACAGCTGTTATTAACATTGTGGGTTTAGTATTTGTTGTTCCATTTACTTTTCCACAGTTAGTCATGGTCCTTTTCTCATATGCAAAGATTTTCAGAATATGTTTGTCTTCCAGGGAGATGAAGAACAAAGCCATCACAACTTGCACCCCACACCTGTTTGCTGTCTCGATGTACTCTATAGGGTGTTTTTTTGAAATACTGCAAAGCAGATTTGACCTACGTCATCTGCCTTACGAAACTCATGTGTTCATGTCCCTTTTCTTTCTGATATTTCCCCCTATTCTCAATCCACTCATTTATGGTTTGAGTATTCGATCCATACGCCTGTCAGTGTTCAAATGTATTAAAGGTCATAGAAAAACTGTGCCAACACAGTAG
- the LOC134013532 gene encoding olfactory receptor 10R2-like translates to NMENFSDVTSIVLTAYYGMEKLKHTYFCIFLIIYIIIITENILLISVISVEKTLHEPMYFFIGNLAANGLYGSTVLLPALLSNLLSTKYEVSLACCQTQIYGLFTYAIIEFTILAVMSYDRYAAICHPLHYHTIMSLSKVYKLIVFTWVYPLIAFLFFFFLTLQLRFCQQAIDKLYCTNYSLVKLSCSNTAVINIVGLVSIVVYTFPQLVMVILSYAQIFRICLSSREMKIKAITTCTPHLFAVSMYSVGCFFEILQSRFDLRHLPYETQVFMSLFFLIFPPILNPLIYGLSIRSIRLSVFKCIKG, encoded by the coding sequence AATATGGAAAATTTCTCTGATGTTACGTCCATTGTTTTGACTGCCTACTATGGAATGGAAAAATTGAAGCATACatacttttgcatttttcttattatctacatcatcatcattacgGAAAACATTCTTCTAATTTCTGTGATCAGTGTTGAGAAAACGTTGCACGAgccaatgtatttttttattggtAACTTAGCAGCAAATGGTCTTTATGGAAGTACTGTTCTTCTGCCAGCCCTTTTGAGTAATTTATTATCAACCAAATATGAAGTATCACTAGCCTGTTGTCAAACCCAGATATATGGTTTATTCACTTATGCTATTATTGAATTTACAATTCTTGCTGTGATGAGCTATGATAGATATGCTGCCATCTGTCACCCATTGCACTACCACACAATCATGTCACTGAGCAAAGTGTATAAGCTTATTGTGTTCACTTGGGTTTATCCCTTGATTGcatttctgtttttctttttcttaacTCTTCAACTACGATTTTGTCAACAGGCCATTGACAAGTTGTACTGCACCAATTACTCACTAGTGAAGCTATCCTGCTCAAATACAGCTGTTATTAACATTGTGGGTTTAGTATCTATTGTTGTATATACTTTTCCACAGTTAGTCATGGTCATTTTATCATATGCACAGATTTTCAGAATATGTTTGTCTTCCAGGGAGATGAAGATCAAAGCCATCACAACTTGCACCCCACACCTGTTTGCTGTCTCAATGTATTCAGTTGGATGCTTTTTTGAAATACTGCAAAGCAGATTTGACCTACGTCATCTGCCTTACGAAACTCAAGTGTTCATGTCCCTTTTCTTTCTGATATTTCCCCCTATTCTCAATCCACTCATTTATGGTTTGAGTATTAGATCCATACGGCTGTCAGTGTTCAAATGTATTAAAGGTTAG